From Pectinophora gossypiella chromosome 18, ilPecGoss1.1, whole genome shotgun sequence, one genomic window encodes:
- the LOC126375197 gene encoding uncharacterized protein LOC126375197 isoform X2 produces the protein MLRPVFDASAKDCKGLSLNDCIDKGINLIELIPKLLILFRRGAYGAIADIAKAFLQISVSKNDRKYLKFLWWKDFEMQQEVVTYQHNRVMFGVNCSPFLLAATINFHLDNCGNKYRETVQKLKESFYVDNCTASFDTITQRDNFISQSREIMAMAKFDLRGWVTAPERMEGAVKDTHVLGLTWNTEEDTLGCNINSNENYKGKITKRYLLSVTQQIFDPLGIVCPATVVPKRLLQKVWKRKFDWDEEICPELAREFKIWQSTIHLLKKCKIPRRLTAAPIKKCNNSIHTFSDASEDAYAACVYLRTEQEGKVHVQLIIAKSRIAPANKKMSLPRLELMGAVIASRLYREVIDSGLMTPETNYNSYFWTDSTVVLAWVKQQRQWKPFVSNRVKEISRNSDIDSWNHISGDCNPADLPSRGCNANALLEKRWWEGPTWLRNRQDCWPISSSIQAKPNEEIVRKEEKSQSHVNMSVTEPLFSKRLLYFSKYNKIIRLVAWLLRWNPKVRRQFAVASDLSNDECVYAEKTLFKLLQKEDFAGGHLPNNFKTRQGSDGVLRVKTRLELSHEHKDFVNPILLSGKNEIVRRFVRQRHEILQHAGTQTLMSSIRNEFWVLGIRRLAKRVVSECVICKKYKCKHYEVPEAPLPTDRVESVTAFQTTGIDFAGPLVLRNQTKCWIALFTCATYRAVHLELVESLSTNSFIMALRRFIARRGRIQVIYTDNGTNFQGTANLLNNVDWKEVEVTTAVLPQPIKWKFIPPASPWWGGWWERLVRVMKEMLRRILGKASLSWIELTTLLCECESVMNNRPLTYIATDDDTPRPLTPALFLQGLSTAETPDLDVIDAHNMNIRLRYLQTLRTEFRQRFRNEYISLLISKNKGNDGITRVAKVQTAMGEKIRSCQRLYPLELSAVTDEWHTPTVPKQGEPDSADLRAGSSCVLDPTANSHIDETPAITVGDESHPSSTTTRHGRVVKLPRRFLD, from the exons ATGTTACGACCCGTGTTCGATGCGTCGGCTAAAGACTGTAAAGGTTTGTCTCTGAATGACTGCATAGATAAAGGCATTAACCTTATTGAACTCATACCTaagctgttaattttatttagaagAGGAGCTTATGGAGCGATTGCAGACATAGCTAAGGCTTTCTTACAAATCTCAGTCTCGAAGAATGACAGAAAGTATTTAAAATTCTTGTGGTGGAAGGATTTTGAAATGCAGCAAGAAGTAGTTACTTATCAACATAATAGAGTTATGTTTGGGGTGAACTGTAGTCCCTTTCTTTTGGCTGCCACAATTAATTTCCATTTAGATAACTGTGGTAACAAGTATAGAGAAACAGTTCAAAAGTTAAAAGAGTCCTTTTATGTGGACAACTGTACAGCCAGTTTTGATACAATAACACAACGTGATAACTTCATTTCACAGTCGAGAGAAATAATGGCGATGGCGAAATTCGACCTACGTGGCTGGGTTACTGCTCCTGAAAGAATGGAAGGAGCTGTGAAAGACACCCACGTGCTGGGATTAACGTGGAATACCGAAGAGGACACTTTAGGCTGTAACATCAATTCTAATGAAAACTATAAAGGAAAAATCACAAAGAGATATTTACTGTCCGTGACACAGCAAATTTTCGACCCTCTAGGAATCGTCTGCCCGGCGACAGTTGTACCTAAGCGCCTACTCCAAAAAGTATGGAAAAGAAAATTCGACTGGGATGAAGAAATATGTCCAGAGCTAGCACGTGAATTCAAGATATGGCAAAGTACAATACATCTACTAAAGAAATGCAAAATACCTAGACGGTTAACAGCAGCACCAATTAAGAAGTGTAATAATAGCATCCACACTTTTTCAGATGCAAGTGAAGACGCATATGCGGCCTGTGTATACCTGCGGACTGAACAGGAAGGCAAGGTGCATGTACAACTCATAATAGCTAAAAGCAGAATCGCCCCAGCGAATAAGAAGATGTCTTTGCCACGGTTGGAGTTGATGGGGGCTGTGATAGCCTCGCGACTGTACAGAGAGGTCATTGACAGTGGACTCATGACACCAGAAACAaattataattcttatttttggACAGATTCGACCGTAGTGCTTGCATGGGTAAAACAACAGCGTCAATGGAAACCATTTGTAAGCAATAGAGTAAAAGAGATATCAAGAAACTCAGATATAGACTCATGGAATCATATATCGGGGGATTGTAATCCTGCGGACCTGCCTTCTCGCGGTTGCAATGCAAATGCGCTGCTCGAGAAGCGTTGGTGGGAAGGACCGACGTGGTTGCGTAACAGGCAGGATTGCTGGCCCATATcaagttcaatacaggctaaaCCAAATGAAGAAATtgtaagaaaagaagaaaaatcacAGTCTCACGTAAACATGTCTGTTACTGAACCTCTGTTTAGTAAGAGGTTGttgtatttttcaaaatacaacaaaataatcAGATTGGTAGCATGGTTACTTCGTTGGAATCCTAAGGTAAGGAGACAATTTGCCGTAGCTAGCGACTTGTCTAACGACGAGTGTGTGTATGcggaaaaaacattatttaaattgttacaGAAGGAGGATTTCGCCGGGGGACATTTACCAAACAACTTCAAGACACGACAAGGCAGCGACGGTGTACTTAGAGTCAAGACAAGACTGGAACTAAGTCACGAACACAAAGATTTCGTAAACCCGATACTGTTATCTGGAAAAAACGAAATCGTGAGACGGTTCGTACGACAGCGACACGAGATTCTACAACACGCAGGGACACAGACTTTAATGTCTAGCATCAGAAATGAATTCTGGGTTTTAGGCATAAGACGTCTCGCAAAAAGAGTTGTTTCAGAATGTGTCATCTGCAAGAAGTACAAATGTAAACATTACGAAGTTCCAGAGGCACCCCTGCCCACAGACAGAGTGGAAAGTGTGACGGCCTTCCAGACTACAGGCATAGATTTTGCGGGACCGTTGGTTCTACGAAATCAGACGAAATGTTGGATCGCTCTATTCACGTGTGCGACATATAGAGCAGTACACCTCGAACTAGTGGAGTCATTGTCAACAAACAGCTTCATAATGGCACTACGAAGATTCATTGCTCGAAGAGGACGAATACAAGTCATATACACGGACAATGGAACAAATTTTCAAGGTACTGCTAACTTGTTAAATAATGTGGATTGGAAGGAAGTCGAAGTTACCACAGCCGTACTACCACAGCCGATAAAATGGAAGTTCATCCCGCCCGCTTCTCCTTGGTGGGGAGGATGGTGGGAACGTCTGGTGCGCGTCATGAAGGAAATGCTACGTCGGATATTGGGAAAAGCGTCATTATCATGGATAGAGCTGACCACCCTGCTATGTGAATGTGAGTCGGTTATGAATAACCGTCCCTTGACGTATATAGCTACAGACGACGACACGCCACGCCCCTTGACACCCGCTTTATTTTTACAGGGACTATCCACGGCAGAGACACCTGATTTAGACGTAATCGATGCTCACAATATGAACATCAGATTGCGCTACCTGCAGACCCTGCGGACGGAGTTTCGACAGAGATTTAGAAATGAATATATTTCGTTACTTATTAGCAAGAACAAAG GTAACGACGGCATAACAAGAGTCGCGAAAGTACAGACTGCGATGGGAGAGAAGATAAGAAGTTGTCAACGCCTCTACCCATTAGAATTGTCGGCAGTCACTGACGAGTGGCATACACCTACTGTCCCTAAGCAAGGTGAGCCCGACAGTGCTGACTTGCGGGCTGGATCTAGCTGTGTTCTAGACCCAACTGCAAACTCTCACATTGACGAGACACCCGCGATAACAGTGGGTGATGAGTCACACCCCTCGTCTACCACTACAAGACACGGTAGAGTCGTTAAGCTCCCACGCAGATTTTTGGACTGA
- the LOC126375197 gene encoding uncharacterized protein LOC126375197 isoform X1, translating into MLRPVFDASAKDCKGLSLNDCIDKGINLIELIPKLLILFRRGAYGAIADIAKAFLQISVSKNDRKYLKFLWWKDFEMQQEVVTYQHNRVMFGVNCSPFLLAATINFHLDNCGNKYRETVQKLKESFYVDNCTASFDTITQRDNFISQSREIMAMAKFDLRGWVTAPERMEGAVKDTHVLGLTWNTEEDTLGCNINSNENYKGKITKRYLLSVTQQIFDPLGIVCPATVVPKRLLQKVWKRKFDWDEEICPELAREFKIWQSTIHLLKKCKIPRRLTAAPIKKCNNSIHTFSDASEDAYAACVYLRTEQEGKVHVQLIIAKSRIAPANKKMSLPRLELMGAVIASRLYREVIDSGLMTPETNYNSYFWTDSTVVLAWVKQQRQWKPFVSNRVKEISRNSDIDSWNHISGDCNPADLPSRGCNANALLEKRWWEGPTWLRNRQDCWPISSSIQAKPNEEIVRKEEKSQSHVNMSVTEPLFSKRLLYFSKYNKIIRLVAWLLRWNPKKEDFAGGHLPNNFKTRQGSDGVLRVKTRLELSHEHKDFVNPILLSGKNEIVRRFVRQRHEILQHAGTQTLMSSIRNEFWVLGIRRLAKRVVSECVICKKYKCKHYEVPEAPLPTDRVESVTAFQTTGIDFAGPLVLRNQTKCWIALFTCATYRAVHLELVESLSTNSFIMALRRFIARRGRIQVIYTDNGTNFQGTANLLNNVDWKEVEVTTAVLPQPIKWKFIPPASPWWGGWWERLVRVMKEMLRRILGKASLSWIELTTLLCECESVMNNRPLTYIATDDDTPRPLTPALFLQGLSTAETPDLDVIDAHNMNIRLRYLQTLRTEFRQRFRNEYISLLISKNKGKSKFPSVGDVVLIQTDAGRLYWPLGIIKELVTGNDGITRVAKVQTAMGEKIRSCQRLYPLELSAVTDEWHTPTVPKQGEPDSADLRAGSSCVLDPTANSHIDETPAITVGDESHPSSTTTRHGRVVKLPRRFLD; encoded by the exons ATGTTACGACCCGTGTTCGATGCGTCGGCTAAAGACTGTAAAGGTTTGTCTCTGAATGACTGCATAGATAAAGGCATTAACCTTATTGAACTCATACCTaagctgttaattttatttagaagAGGAGCTTATGGAGCGATTGCAGACATAGCTAAGGCTTTCTTACAAATCTCAGTCTCGAAGAATGACAGAAAGTATTTAAAATTCTTGTGGTGGAAGGATTTTGAAATGCAGCAAGAAGTAGTTACTTATCAACATAATAGAGTTATGTTTGGGGTGAACTGTAGTCCCTTTCTTTTGGCTGCCACAATTAATTTCCATTTAGATAACTGTGGTAACAAGTATAGAGAAACAGTTCAAAAGTTAAAAGAGTCCTTTTATGTGGACAACTGTACAGCCAGTTTTGATACAATAACACAACGTGATAACTTCATTTCACAGTCGAGAGAAATAATGGCGATGGCGAAATTCGACCTACGTGGCTGGGTTACTGCTCCTGAAAGAATGGAAGGAGCTGTGAAAGACACCCACGTGCTGGGATTAACGTGGAATACCGAAGAGGACACTTTAGGCTGTAACATCAATTCTAATGAAAACTATAAAGGAAAAATCACAAAGAGATATTTACTGTCCGTGACACAGCAAATTTTCGACCCTCTAGGAATCGTCTGCCCGGCGACAGTTGTACCTAAGCGCCTACTCCAAAAAGTATGGAAAAGAAAATTCGACTGGGATGAAGAAATATGTCCAGAGCTAGCACGTGAATTCAAGATATGGCAAAGTACAATACATCTACTAAAGAAATGCAAAATACCTAGACGGTTAACAGCAGCACCAATTAAGAAGTGTAATAATAGCATCCACACTTTTTCAGATGCAAGTGAAGACGCATATGCGGCCTGTGTATACCTGCGGACTGAACAGGAAGGCAAGGTGCATGTACAACTCATAATAGCTAAAAGCAGAATCGCCCCAGCGAATAAGAAGATGTCTTTGCCACGGTTGGAGTTGATGGGGGCTGTGATAGCCTCGCGACTGTACAGAGAGGTCATTGACAGTGGACTCATGACACCAGAAACAaattataattcttatttttggACAGATTCGACCGTAGTGCTTGCATGGGTAAAACAACAGCGTCAATGGAAACCATTTGTAAGCAATAGAGTAAAAGAGATATCAAGAAACTCAGATATAGACTCATGGAATCATATATCGGGGGATTGTAATCCTGCGGACCTGCCTTCTCGCGGTTGCAATGCAAATGCGCTGCTCGAGAAGCGTTGGTGGGAAGGACCGACGTGGTTGCGTAACAGGCAGGATTGCTGGCCCATATcaagttcaatacaggctaaaCCAAATGAAGAAATtgtaagaaaagaagaaaaatcacAGTCTCACGTAAACATGTCTGTTACTGAACCTCTGTTTAGTAAGAGGTTGttgtatttttcaaaatacaacaaaataatcAGATTGGTAGCATGGTTACTTCGTTGGAATCCTAAG AAGGAGGATTTCGCCGGGGGACATTTACCAAACAACTTCAAGACACGACAAGGCAGCGACGGTGTACTTAGAGTCAAGACAAGACTGGAACTAAGTCACGAACACAAAGATTTCGTAAACCCGATACTGTTATCTGGAAAAAACGAAATCGTGAGACGGTTCGTACGACAGCGACACGAGATTCTACAACACGCAGGGACACAGACTTTAATGTCTAGCATCAGAAATGAATTCTGGGTTTTAGGCATAAGACGTCTCGCAAAAAGAGTTGTTTCAGAATGTGTCATCTGCAAGAAGTACAAATGTAAACATTACGAAGTTCCAGAGGCACCCCTGCCCACAGACAGAGTGGAAAGTGTGACGGCCTTCCAGACTACAGGCATAGATTTTGCGGGACCGTTGGTTCTACGAAATCAGACGAAATGTTGGATCGCTCTATTCACGTGTGCGACATATAGAGCAGTACACCTCGAACTAGTGGAGTCATTGTCAACAAACAGCTTCATAATGGCACTACGAAGATTCATTGCTCGAAGAGGACGAATACAAGTCATATACACGGACAATGGAACAAATTTTCAAGGTACTGCTAACTTGTTAAATAATGTGGATTGGAAGGAAGTCGAAGTTACCACAGCCGTACTACCACAGCCGATAAAATGGAAGTTCATCCCGCCCGCTTCTCCTTGGTGGGGAGGATGGTGGGAACGTCTGGTGCGCGTCATGAAGGAAATGCTACGTCGGATATTGGGAAAAGCGTCATTATCATGGATAGAGCTGACCACCCTGCTATGTGAATGTGAGTCGGTTATGAATAACCGTCCCTTGACGTATATAGCTACAGACGACGACACGCCACGCCCCTTGACACCCGCTTTATTTTTACAGGGACTATCCACGGCAGAGACACCTGATTTAGACGTAATCGATGCTCACAATATGAACATCAGATTGCGCTACCTGCAGACCCTGCGGACGGAGTTTCGACAGAGATTTAGAAATGAATATATTTCGTTACTTATTAGCAAGAACAAAGGTAAGTCGAAATTCCCGTCGGTAGGCGACGTTGTCTTGATACAGACTGATGCAGGTCGTCTCTATTGGCCTCTTGGCATAATAAAAGAATTGGTTACAGGTAACGACGGCATAACAAGAGTCGCGAAAGTACAGACTGCGATGGGAGAGAAGATAAGAAGTTGTCAACGCCTCTACCCATTAGAATTGTCGGCAGTCACTGACGAGTGGCATACACCTACTGTCCCTAAGCAAGGTGAGCCCGACAGTGCTGACTTGCGGGCTGGATCTAGCTGTGTTCTAGACCCAACTGCAAACTCTCACATTGACGAGACACCCGCGATAACAGTGGGTGATGAGTCACACCCCTCGTCTACCACTACAAGACACGGTAGAGTCGTTAAGCTCCCACGCAGATTTTTGGACTGA
- the LOC126375197 gene encoding uncharacterized protein LOC126375197 isoform X3: MAMAKFDLRGWVTAPERMEGAVKDTHVLGLTWNTEEDTLGCNINSNENYKGKITKRYLLSVTQQIFDPLGIVCPATVVPKRLLQKVWKRKFDWDEEICPELAREFKIWQSTIHLLKKCKIPRRLTAAPIKKCNNSIHTFSDASEDAYAACVYLRTEQEGKVHVQLIIAKSRIAPANKKMSLPRLELMGAVIASRLYREVIDSGLMTPETNYNSYFWTDSTVVLAWVKQQRQWKPFVSNRVKEISRNSDIDSWNHISGDCNPADLPSRGCNANALLEKRWWEGPTWLRNRQDCWPISSSIQAKPNEEIVRKEEKSQSHVNMSVTEPLFSKRLLYFSKYNKIIRLVAWLLRWNPKVRRQFAVASDLSNDECVYAEKTLFKLLQKEDFAGGHLPNNFKTRQGSDGVLRVKTRLELSHEHKDFVNPILLSGKNEIVRRFVRQRHEILQHAGTQTLMSSIRNEFWVLGIRRLAKRVVSECVICKKYKCKHYEVPEAPLPTDRVESVTAFQTTGIDFAGPLVLRNQTKCWIALFTCATYRAVHLELVESLSTNSFIMALRRFIARRGRIQVIYTDNGTNFQGTANLLNNVDWKEVEVTTAVLPQPIKWKFIPPASPWWGGWWERLVRVMKEMLRRILGKASLSWIELTTLLCECESVMNNRPLTYIATDDDTPRPLTPALFLQGLSTAETPDLDVIDAHNMNIRLRYLQTLRTEFRQRFRNEYISLLISKNKGKSKFPSVGDVVLIQTDAGRLYWPLGIIKELVTGNDGITRVAKVQTAMGEKIRSCQRLYPLELSAVTDEWHTPTVPKQGEPDSADLRAGSSCVLDPTANSHIDETPAITVGDESHPSSTTTRHGRVVKLPRRFLD, from the coding sequence ATGGCGATGGCGAAATTCGACCTACGTGGCTGGGTTACTGCTCCTGAAAGAATGGAAGGAGCTGTGAAAGACACCCACGTGCTGGGATTAACGTGGAATACCGAAGAGGACACTTTAGGCTGTAACATCAATTCTAATGAAAACTATAAAGGAAAAATCACAAAGAGATATTTACTGTCCGTGACACAGCAAATTTTCGACCCTCTAGGAATCGTCTGCCCGGCGACAGTTGTACCTAAGCGCCTACTCCAAAAAGTATGGAAAAGAAAATTCGACTGGGATGAAGAAATATGTCCAGAGCTAGCACGTGAATTCAAGATATGGCAAAGTACAATACATCTACTAAAGAAATGCAAAATACCTAGACGGTTAACAGCAGCACCAATTAAGAAGTGTAATAATAGCATCCACACTTTTTCAGATGCAAGTGAAGACGCATATGCGGCCTGTGTATACCTGCGGACTGAACAGGAAGGCAAGGTGCATGTACAACTCATAATAGCTAAAAGCAGAATCGCCCCAGCGAATAAGAAGATGTCTTTGCCACGGTTGGAGTTGATGGGGGCTGTGATAGCCTCGCGACTGTACAGAGAGGTCATTGACAGTGGACTCATGACACCAGAAACAaattataattcttatttttggACAGATTCGACCGTAGTGCTTGCATGGGTAAAACAACAGCGTCAATGGAAACCATTTGTAAGCAATAGAGTAAAAGAGATATCAAGAAACTCAGATATAGACTCATGGAATCATATATCGGGGGATTGTAATCCTGCGGACCTGCCTTCTCGCGGTTGCAATGCAAATGCGCTGCTCGAGAAGCGTTGGTGGGAAGGACCGACGTGGTTGCGTAACAGGCAGGATTGCTGGCCCATATcaagttcaatacaggctaaaCCAAATGAAGAAATtgtaagaaaagaagaaaaatcacAGTCTCACGTAAACATGTCTGTTACTGAACCTCTGTTTAGTAAGAGGTTGttgtatttttcaaaatacaacaaaataatcAGATTGGTAGCATGGTTACTTCGTTGGAATCCTAAGGTAAGGAGACAATTTGCCGTAGCTAGCGACTTGTCTAACGACGAGTGTGTGTATGcggaaaaaacattatttaaattgttacaGAAGGAGGATTTCGCCGGGGGACATTTACCAAACAACTTCAAGACACGACAAGGCAGCGACGGTGTACTTAGAGTCAAGACAAGACTGGAACTAAGTCACGAACACAAAGATTTCGTAAACCCGATACTGTTATCTGGAAAAAACGAAATCGTGAGACGGTTCGTACGACAGCGACACGAGATTCTACAACACGCAGGGACACAGACTTTAATGTCTAGCATCAGAAATGAATTCTGGGTTTTAGGCATAAGACGTCTCGCAAAAAGAGTTGTTTCAGAATGTGTCATCTGCAAGAAGTACAAATGTAAACATTACGAAGTTCCAGAGGCACCCCTGCCCACAGACAGAGTGGAAAGTGTGACGGCCTTCCAGACTACAGGCATAGATTTTGCGGGACCGTTGGTTCTACGAAATCAGACGAAATGTTGGATCGCTCTATTCACGTGTGCGACATATAGAGCAGTACACCTCGAACTAGTGGAGTCATTGTCAACAAACAGCTTCATAATGGCACTACGAAGATTCATTGCTCGAAGAGGACGAATACAAGTCATATACACGGACAATGGAACAAATTTTCAAGGTACTGCTAACTTGTTAAATAATGTGGATTGGAAGGAAGTCGAAGTTACCACAGCCGTACTACCACAGCCGATAAAATGGAAGTTCATCCCGCCCGCTTCTCCTTGGTGGGGAGGATGGTGGGAACGTCTGGTGCGCGTCATGAAGGAAATGCTACGTCGGATATTGGGAAAAGCGTCATTATCATGGATAGAGCTGACCACCCTGCTATGTGAATGTGAGTCGGTTATGAATAACCGTCCCTTGACGTATATAGCTACAGACGACGACACGCCACGCCCCTTGACACCCGCTTTATTTTTACAGGGACTATCCACGGCAGAGACACCTGATTTAGACGTAATCGATGCTCACAATATGAACATCAGATTGCGCTACCTGCAGACCCTGCGGACGGAGTTTCGACAGAGATTTAGAAATGAATATATTTCGTTACTTATTAGCAAGAACAAAGGTAAGTCGAAATTCCCGTCGGTAGGCGACGTTGTCTTGATACAGACTGATGCAGGTCGTCTCTATTGGCCTCTTGGCATAATAAAAGAATTGGTTACAGGTAACGACGGCATAACAAGAGTCGCGAAAGTACAGACTGCGATGGGAGAGAAGATAAGAAGTTGTCAACGCCTCTACCCATTAGAATTGTCGGCAGTCACTGACGAGTGGCATACACCTACTGTCCCTAAGCAAGGTGAGCCCGACAGTGCTGACTTGCGGGCTGGATCTAGCTGTGTTCTAGACCCAACTGCAAACTCTCACATTGACGAGACACCCGCGATAACAGTGGGTGATGAGTCACACCCCTCGTCTACCACTACAAGACACGGTAGAGTCGTTAAGCTCCCACGCAGATTTTTGGACTGA
- the LOC126375197 gene encoding uncharacterized protein LOC126375197 isoform X4: MLRPVFDASAKDCKGLSLNDCIDKGINLIELIPKLLILFRRGAYGAIADIAKAFLQISVSKNDRKYLKFLWWKDFEMQQEVVTYQHNRVMFGVNCSPFLLAATINFHLDNCGNKYRETVQKLKESFYVDNCTASFDTITQRDNFISQSREIMAMAKFDLRGWVTAPERMEGAVKDTHVLGLTWNTEEDTLGCNINSNENYKGKITKRYLLSVTQQIFDPLGIVCPATVVPKRLLQKVWKRKFDWDEEICPELAREFKIWQSTIHLLKKCKIPRRLTAAPIKKCNNSIHTFSDASEDAYAACVYLRTEQEGKVHVQLIIAKSRIAPANKKMSLPRLELMGAVIASRLYREVIDSGLMTPETNYNSYFWTDSTVVLAWVKQQRQWKPFVSNRVKEISRNSDIDSWNHISGDCNPADLPSRGCNANALLEKRWWEGPTWLRNRQDCWPISSSIQAKPNEEIVRKEEKSQSHVNMSVTEPLFSKRLLYFSKYNKIIRLVAWLLRWNPKVRRQFAVASDLSNDECVYAEKTLFKLLQKEDFAGGHLPNNFKTRQGSDGVLRVKTRLELSHEHKDFVNPILLSGKNEIVRRFVRQRHEILQHAGTQTLMSSIRNEFWVLGIRRLAKRVVSECVICKKYKCKHYEVPEAPLPTDRVESVTAFQTTGIDFAGPLVLRNQTKCWIALFTCATYRAVHLELVESLSTNSFIMALRRFIARRGRIQVIYTDNGTNFQGTANLLNNVDWKEVEVTTAVLPQPIKWKFIPPASPWWGGWWERLVRVMKEMLRRILGKASLSWIELTTLLCEWTIHGRDT, from the exons ATGTTACGACCCGTGTTCGATGCGTCGGCTAAAGACTGTAAAGGTTTGTCTCTGAATGACTGCATAGATAAAGGCATTAACCTTATTGAACTCATACCTaagctgttaattttatttagaagAGGAGCTTATGGAGCGATTGCAGACATAGCTAAGGCTTTCTTACAAATCTCAGTCTCGAAGAATGACAGAAAGTATTTAAAATTCTTGTGGTGGAAGGATTTTGAAATGCAGCAAGAAGTAGTTACTTATCAACATAATAGAGTTATGTTTGGGGTGAACTGTAGTCCCTTTCTTTTGGCTGCCACAATTAATTTCCATTTAGATAACTGTGGTAACAAGTATAGAGAAACAGTTCAAAAGTTAAAAGAGTCCTTTTATGTGGACAACTGTACAGCCAGTTTTGATACAATAACACAACGTGATAACTTCATTTCACAGTCGAGAGAAATAATGGCGATGGCGAAATTCGACCTACGTGGCTGGGTTACTGCTCCTGAAAGAATGGAAGGAGCTGTGAAAGACACCCACGTGCTGGGATTAACGTGGAATACCGAAGAGGACACTTTAGGCTGTAACATCAATTCTAATGAAAACTATAAAGGAAAAATCACAAAGAGATATTTACTGTCCGTGACACAGCAAATTTTCGACCCTCTAGGAATCGTCTGCCCGGCGACAGTTGTACCTAAGCGCCTACTCCAAAAAGTATGGAAAAGAAAATTCGACTGGGATGAAGAAATATGTCCAGAGCTAGCACGTGAATTCAAGATATGGCAAAGTACAATACATCTACTAAAGAAATGCAAAATACCTAGACGGTTAACAGCAGCACCAATTAAGAAGTGTAATAATAGCATCCACACTTTTTCAGATGCAAGTGAAGACGCATATGCGGCCTGTGTATACCTGCGGACTGAACAGGAAGGCAAGGTGCATGTACAACTCATAATAGCTAAAAGCAGAATCGCCCCAGCGAATAAGAAGATGTCTTTGCCACGGTTGGAGTTGATGGGGGCTGTGATAGCCTCGCGACTGTACAGAGAGGTCATTGACAGTGGACTCATGACACCAGAAACAaattataattcttatttttggACAGATTCGACCGTAGTGCTTGCATGGGTAAAACAACAGCGTCAATGGAAACCATTTGTAAGCAATAGAGTAAAAGAGATATCAAGAAACTCAGATATAGACTCATGGAATCATATATCGGGGGATTGTAATCCTGCGGACCTGCCTTCTCGCGGTTGCAATGCAAATGCGCTGCTCGAGAAGCGTTGGTGGGAAGGACCGACGTGGTTGCGTAACAGGCAGGATTGCTGGCCCATATcaagttcaatacaggctaaaCCAAATGAAGAAATtgtaagaaaagaagaaaaatcacAGTCTCACGTAAACATGTCTGTTACTGAACCTCTGTTTAGTAAGAGGTTGttgtatttttcaaaatacaacaaaataatcAGATTGGTAGCATGGTTACTTCGTTGGAATCCTAAGGTAAGGAGACAATTTGCCGTAGCTAGCGACTTGTCTAACGACGAGTGTGTGTATGcggaaaaaacattatttaaattgttacaGAAGGAGGATTTCGCCGGGGGACATTTACCAAACAACTTCAAGACACGACAAGGCAGCGACGGTGTACTTAGAGTCAAGACAAGACTGGAACTAAGTCACGAACACAAAGATTTCGTAAACCCGATACTGTTATCTGGAAAAAACGAAATCGTGAGACGGTTCGTACGACAGCGACACGAGATTCTACAACACGCAGGGACACAGACTTTAATGTCTAGCATCAGAAATGAATTCTGGGTTTTAGGCATAAGACGTCTCGCAAAAAGAGTTGTTTCAGAATGTGTCATCTGCAAGAAGTACAAATGTAAACATTACGAAGTTCCAGAGGCACCCCTGCCCACAGACAGAGTGGAAAGTGTGACGGCCTTCCAGACTACAGGCATAGATTTTGCGGGACCGTTGGTTCTACGAAATCAGACGAAATGTTGGATCGCTCTATTCACGTGTGCGACATATAGAGCAGTACACCTCGAACTAGTGGAGTCATTGTCAACAAACAGCTTCATAATGGCACTACGAAGATTCATTGCTCGAAGAGGACGAATACAAGTCATATACACGGACAATGGAACAAATTTTCAAGGTACTGCTAACTTGTTAAATAATGTGGATTGGAAGGAAGTCGAAGTTACCACAGCCGTACTACCACAGCCGATAAAATGGAAGTTCATCCCGCCCGCTTCTCCTTGGTGGGGAGGATGGTGGGAACGTCTGGTGCGCGTCATGAAGGAAATGCTACGTCGGATATTGGGAAAAGCGTCATTATCATGGATAGAGCTGACCACCCTGCTATGTGAAT GGACTATCCACGGCAGAGACACCTGA